A stretch of Camelina sativa cultivar DH55 chromosome 18, Cs, whole genome shotgun sequence DNA encodes these proteins:
- the LOC104763305 gene encoding uncharacterized protein LOC104763305 — MSASDDNKQVAVATKPIKEVAVRVQLNGENYSEWATELEKALRAKHKTCFIDRSLPTPSTTSADYDQWKTVNSMIVGWIRSSISPKICSTVTFTPEAHKLWVDLKKKFAVGNSVCVYQLKAELAACRQEGLLVLDYYGKLSSKWEEINNYKPIHHCSCGGTAPYVKEKEEEQVYQFLMGLDESRFGNICTTIIGTDPLPDVNEVYQKIVREERRLNSLRNEHKSDDVGFATRSETHSESTSLFVPLAATTGARERVRTCSHCGRRGHEKRTCWQIFGFPKWWSERYQGTPQRGRGRGSRRGSLSDRGRGTPHFRSNAAQVNVTTTSPLPSFTPDQMESLQHMLEQQKSSPIPERLQGKNKTGDVILDTEASHHMTGDASWLLSLTDMVSCPINFADGSQVLARQYGVLPLSKKISLENDRFKRTLIGAAWKTSEDNGTEFMCLTKFFAEQGIVHQTSCVGTPQQNGRVERNHRRVLNVACSFLFQAHLTIKYWGECVLAGTHVINRTPTTILHGIRISLELEAESVYFSDIHFWEKGWMVYDLETNEYFVSKDVVFYEDNFTLEKIHSPSSQFMADLVPLPNEDVFRDDDVQQQCEEDENPVFDVEPLILSSPTNVETKEVEAGSVKTEETAETVKTEAVAAVEQLGKGCKNKIPSVKLHGYETYNARVLPDKHPFHVPQPDQPASSSVQDAKWREAMAKEIKALEDNDTWSLEMLSAGKKALGSKWIYKLKFNVDGSLERYKASLVVLGNHQVEGEDFKDTFAPVVKMTTVRALFEVTANRAPQMDVHNAFLHGDLDKDVYVKLPPGFLTSHPTKVCKLKKSLYGLKQAPVVVVCGSDPALLERFKDYLSKCFSMKNLGPLKYFLGIEVARGLDGFFLSQRKYALDIIAEAGLLGDHPLSLPMEQNHILLGDNIPKFADPAMYR, encoded by the exons atgAGTGCTTCCGACGACAACAAACAAGTTGCAGTCGCAACTAAACCCATCAAGGAGGTAGCAGTGA GGGTACAATTGAATGGTGAAAACTATTCAGAATGGGCCACCGAGCTGGAAAAAGCTCTTCGTGCAAAGCATAAGACGTGTTTCATTGACAGAAGTTTACCAACTCCATCAACCACATCTGCAGACTACGATCAATGGAAAACAGTGAACTCCATGATAGTAGGATGGATTCGTTCCTCAATCTCTCCAAAGATCTGCTCTACGGTGACGTTCACACCTGAAGCACACAAGTTGTGGGTCGATCTAAAGAAGAAATTTGCGGTTGGAAATTCTGTTTGTGTGTATCAGTTGAAAGCGGAGCTTGCCGCTTGCAGACAAGAAGGTCTTTTAGTTTTGGACTACTATGGAAAGCTTTCTTCCAAGTGGGAAGAAATTAACAACTACAAACCAATACACCATTGTTCGTGTGGGGGGACAGCGCCGTATGtcaaggagaaagaagaagaacaggtGTACCAGTTCTTGATGGGCTTGGATGAGTCTCGTTTTGGCAACATTTGCACAACCATCATCGGCACTGATCCTCTACCCGATGTGAATGAAGTCTATCAGAAGATCGTTCGAGAAGAGCGAAGGTTAAACTCATTAAGGAATGAGCACAAATCTGATGATGTGGGTTTTGCTACACGATCAGAGACTCATTCCGAGTCTACATCATTATTTGTACCACTGGCAGCAACAACAGGGGCTCGTGAGCGTGTGCGGACGTGTTCACATTGCGGAAGAAGGGGTCATGAGAAAAGAACGTGCTGGCAAATATTTGGGTTCCCGAAGTGGTGGTCGGAGAGATACCAAGGGACTCCACAAagaggcagaggaagaggaagcagACGAGGGTCGTTGTCagacagaggaagaggaacTCCACATTTCCGCTCTAACGCTGCTCAAGTCAATGTCACAACAACGTCACCGCTCCCAAGTTTTACACCTGATCAGATGGAGTCTCTACAACATATGCTGGAGCAACAAAAGAGCTCTCCAATCCCTGAACGTTTGCAAGGTAAGAATAAAACAGGTGATGTTATACTCGATACCGAAGCATCACACCATATGACTGGCGATGCGAGTTGGCTTCTTAGTTTGACGGATATGGTGTCTTGTCCAATTAATTTTGCGGATGGTAGTCAAGTACTTGCTCGACAGTATGGTGTGTTGCCACTGTCAAAGAAGATCTCGCTTGAAAAC GACCGGTTTAAGAGGACGCTGATTGGCGCAG CTTGGAAAACAAGTGAAGACAATGGAACAGAGTTTATGTGCTTGACAAAGTTCTTTGCGGAACAAGGGATCGTCCATCAGACATCCTGTGTAGGGactccacaacaaaacggtCGTGTTGAGAGGAACCATAGGCGCGTACTCAATGTAGCTTGTTCGTTCTTGTTCCAAGCACACTTGACCATTAAGTATTGGGGAGAATGTGTCCTAGCCGGCACTCACGTTATCAACCGGACTCCAACTACGATACTACATG GGATAAGGATAAGTTTGGAACTCGAAGCAGAAAGTGTGTATTTTTCGGATATCCATTTTTGGGAAAAAGGATGGATGGTTTAcgatctagaaacaaatgagtATTTTGTTTCAAAGGATGTAGTGTTTTATGAAGACAATTTTACGCTTGAGAAGATTCATTCACCTTCTTCTCAATTCATGGCTGATCTCGTTCCATTGCCAAATGAGGATGTCTTTCGTGATGATGACGTACAACAACAgtgtgaagaagatgagaatcCAGTGTTCGATGTGGAGCCATTAATCTTGTCATCACCAACCAATGTCGAAACAAAGGAGGTCGAAGCTGGAAGTGTCAAAACAGAGGAGACTGCTGAAACTGTCAAAACAGAGGCGGTTGCAGCTGTAGAACAACTTGGCAAGGGTTGCAAGAACAAGATTCCTTCTGTTAAACTTCACGGCTATGAAACTTATAATGCACGTGTACTTCCTGATAAACATCCATTTCACGTTCCTCAACCTGACCAGCCAGCTTCCTCTTCGGTTCAAG ATGCTAAATGGAGAGAAGCTATGGCTAAGGAAATAAAAGCTTTGGAAGACAATGACACTTGGAGTTTAGAAATGTTGTCAGCCGGTAAGAAAGCACTTGGTAGCAAATGGATATATAAACTGAAGTTTAACGTTGATGGGTCGTTAGAGCGTTACAAAGCAAGTCTGGTAGTTCTTGGGAATCATCAAGTCGAGGGGGAGGACTTCAAAGACACTTTTGCACCAGTTGTTAAGATGACAACAGTTCGTGCTCTTTTTGAGGTGACTGCAAATAGAGCACCTCAAATGGACGTTCATAACGCATTTTTACACGGTGATCTAGACAAAGACGTCTATGTGAAGCTCCCACCGGGTTTTCTAACGTCTCATCCAACAAAAGTCTGCAAGTTGAAGAAGTCGTTGTATGGCCTTAAACAAGCACCCGttgttg TCGTGTGTGGAAGTGATCCTGCATTGCTTGAAAGATTCAAAGATTACTTGAGCAAGTGTTTTAGTATGAAGAATTTGGGCCCGCTTAAGTATTTCCTAGGGATTGAGGTTGCTAGAGGACTAGATGGGTTCTTCCtttcacaaagaaaatatgcactTGATATTATAGCTGAGGCAGGATTGCTTGGTGATCATCCTCTGTCATTGCCAATGGAACAAAATCACATATTGCTAGGTGACAACATACCAAAATTTGCTGATCCTGCAATGTATAGATGA
- the LOC104763308 gene encoding uncharacterized protein LOC104763308 gives MVGSIDCMHWVWKNCPTAWKGMYTRGSGKPTIVLEAVASYNLWIWHAFLGSPGTFNYINVLDRSPVFDDILYGQAPQVTYYVNGREYNLTYYLTDGIYPKWPTLIQSIPLPQSPKASLFAERQESARKDVERAFGVLQARFAVIKNPCLLWDKDKVGFIMRACIILYNMIVENERDGYTQADVSDFPQGDGVDLSYSINMASNISNVMNGQTIIRDREVHHQLKYDLVEHLWTKFGY, from the coding sequence atggttggaagcatcgactgtatgcattgggttTGGAAGAATTGCCCAACAGCTTGGAAAGGCATGTATACACGAGGATCCGGcaaaccaacaattgttttagagGCGGTCGCGTCATATaatctctggatatggcacgcTTTTTTGGGATCTCCAGGTACTTTTAACTATATTAATGTTCTTGATCGATCTCCCGTCTTTGATGATATACTTTATGGTCAAGCTCCACAAGTTACCTACTACGTTAACGGCAGAGAGTACAATTTGACTTACTATCTGACAGACGGTATTTATCCGAAATGGCCAACTTTGATTCAATCCATACCACTACCACAAAGTCCAAAAGCATCTTTATTTGCTGAACGCCAAGAAAGTGcccgaaaagatgttgagcgtgcttTCGGTGTCCTACAAGCTAGATTCGCCGTAATAAAAAATCCATGTCTTTTATGGGATAAAGACAAAGTGGGATTCATTATGAGGGCGTGTATCATACTCTACAATATGATTGTTGAAAATGAACGAGATGGATACACTCAAGCTGACGTTTCTGATTTCCCACAAGGAGATGGTGTGGATCTTTCATATTCTATCAATATGGCTTCAAATATCAGCAATGTGATGAATGGTCAAACAATAATTCGTGATAGAGAAGTGCATCACCAATTGAAATATGATTTAGTTGAACATTTATGGACTAAATTTGGatattaa